In Monodelphis domestica isolate mMonDom1 chromosome 1, mMonDom1.pri, whole genome shotgun sequence, the sequence CTCCCCGCGGGCTCGAGGGGGAGGGGGGCTAGCGCTTATCTCGGGCAGTCTCGGTGACCAGAGAAACCGAGGAGGCCCCTCCATGTTTCCTCTAAGCCCCGCTATCCTACCTCACCCATCCCAGGAGCTGGAGGCCATCAAAGCCCGAGTAAGGGAGATggaggaagaggcagagaaatTGAAGGAGCTTCAGAACGAGGTGGAGAAACAGATGAACATGAGTCCACCCCCAGGCAATGGTGAGCGGCTTCTGCACCGGGAAGTGCCCAGAACCGAAGGAAAGAGGGGACAACCACTGGTctgggggagtggagggagatgAAACATCTTTCCTTGGTGACCTTGCTAGGGACTGTGGTTTTAGAGAGGGCATTATTgtcatgttttctttcttctttaagctAGTGACTTGCCTTTATTACTTAGAATCCATAAACTTAGGTTTAATTCCCACCCCCTTACTCCCCATTTAGGTATAGTCTCGGTGATAAATTAGCTCTCTAGTGCTAAATTTAGGTAGGGGCTCTTCTGTGCTAAGAGAACAATGGTAATATAATGATGTCTATATATGCAAACTAgagaggaccttagaggtcatttgaTTGAAGCCTCtcgttaggaaactgaggcacaaagaggagAAGGGACTTGAGCAAAGACACACGTAGGTAGTAATAGCAAGGCTCTGATTCCTTTCTACTGGAACATATCCCTTCAATTTGCCCTTTTTCAGGGCAAGTCATCTGAAGTCTCTCAGGGATGTGACACTGTTTGGGTTACTTTCTGTTGAAGTGTTGTTAGAAATGGGAGTTTGTATAAGGATcaagtagaaaaggaaaattgCTCTCTTTTGTAGCTGGCCCAGTGATCATGTCCATTGAGGAGAAGATGGAGGCTGATGCCCGATCCATCTATGTAGGCAATGTAAGTATTAGTCTCTTTTCATGGGAGAGGctgttattttgaggaaagatttAGAAAGAGGCCCTATTTAGGCAAAACTTTATGTTCAGGCGAAGGGGTTTGTGGGGTATTTGGGATTAGGCTGGGAGTGGGAGGTGTGTTGTATAAATTGTAGAATTTGCAACTGGGAAAATTGTAAATGCCTTTTAGTCctatattttgtagatgaggaaattagaaGTGTTGTCAATTGCAATGGAGAAAACATGGGTTAGGACAGAAGAGGGAATGTTTCTGATTTTGTAGTTCCGCTTGCCTTTTGTTAGCTCTTAGATTTAGGAGGCtcaaacccccccccctttttttttcctccccatcctccctACCCCCAACACTAGACTAACAGCTAGTGTTTGTCTTAGGTTGTGTTTGTCCTATCAGtgaaaattgtctttttctgcttAGGTGGACTATGGTGCAACAGCAGAAGAGCTGGAGGCACACTTCCATGGTTGTGGTTCAGTTAATCGAGTTACCATCCTTTGTGACAAGTTCAGTGGCCATCCTAAGGGGTAAGCGATGGTAGAGCACAGGGTTATTCATttcatcaaaattttaaaattaggcAGGTATATGTTTTATCTTGTACATTGTTGAATGTGGAGAGGCAGCTTCTTTAGTATTGGGTAGAGTTGGTCTTGAAGCCAATTAGATTTGGGTTGAAGTTCTGCCTCTTACacatgctgggcaagtcatttaacttttcagtgttCTAATCAACTCTCTAAGATTACTCATTGTAGAGAAAGTGCCAGCCTAGATTGGTAGGAGGAGTTTCTTCATATGGACATGCCTTTTTACCAGTGAAAGCACAGGTTCAGTCCCTGTTTTTgttgaatgtaagctctttgagggatcAGTTAATTTTTGAGCATTGAtttggtttttgcttttgttcCCCTGGGGTTAGTACAGTTTTCACATAGATGCTTTTTACATATTTGTCAATAGACCAGAATACATTAGATCATATGGCCTTCCTGTCAGGAGTTGACCAGGGCTAGCAGCAGTATAGGTGGACTTAGGGGGAAGATATGGATATACAGAAAACTAGAAAAACTAAATTAATGTTTAGAAATGTATACAcctgttttttcccttttctcaggtTTGCATATAtagaattttcagataaagattcAGTCAGGACGTCGATGGCCTTGGATGATTCTCTTTTCAGAGGAAGACAGATCAAAGTAAGCACACTTCAATTTCTCTTCTGAGTATTACATTTCAATTCTGAGAACTGCCTTTTACCTGGCTTGACCATTTTCCATTTGCTTAGGTGATACCAAAACGGACCAATAGGCCGGGGATCAGCACCACAGATCGGGGTTTTCCACGTGCCCGATATCGTGCCAGGGCTACTAACTACAGTAGTTCACGCTCTCGATTCTATAGCGGCTTCAACAGCAGACCCCGGGGCCGAGTCTACAGGTCAGGATAGATGGGctgctcctctctcctcttccccatgAGTCCTATTCCTTGCCTCTCATCTGGTTCAAGTCCTCACTCCCTATAGGGACCTCGATCCTTGCTTGTGTGTGACGGCAAACTTGAATACAGCATCCCAGTCCTTAAACAGTAATGAGGAGAGAGTTAGTCCCTTCTATTTCCCAAATCCCTTCCTATTCTTCTCCCTCATAGTTACTAGTAGGACTATAAACCTACTAGCATGAGGGTGTCTACACAGAAGGCTAGGTATGGAACCAGGTGTTAGTGTCCattgtgggaagggaagagggggtgACTTGAGTTTTTTCCCTAGGATGTGGGAAAGGATTGAAAGTGTCAGTATCTCTTAAGAAAATAGCAGAACCAGATTAGATCTCCCTAGTCCTGAATGAGGATATTGAGGTTATATTTACTACCCTCTGCCAGGATTTTTAGGGAGTATAATTTTCTGGATGTTAGTTGCTTTGAGATCATAGGTGCTCAGTTCCTTTAATCTCCTTAACATATAGGTGAGAAGTTAGCCTCTAGCTTTTCAGAAATGCTGCTACCTGATTCTTGAATAGTTAGGAAAGGGACTTGTGGTGGTAATGTCTTTCATGGGCAACAGGATGAATACTTCCAGGGGAAGGTTGGAAACTATTGGAATATTTTAGGACCTGAACCTCTCaagtttttttcctctctccttactGGGACATGCTCTCTTGAGTGCTTTGTAGTTTCTTTTCATTATCCAGATGACTTCCCTTCTGCTGATTTGTTCCCTTTGGGGGGGGATATTAGGTGTTAGTTTTTCACTTTTCCCCCTTAGACAGGTACTAGAGTCGGACTAGTAGGAGGACCATGGGAGGGGGTTGTGTTGAGATGTCCATTAACTATGTTTACACCCAACTCTCCTTCTTTTTTCTAGGGGCCGGGCTAGAGCGACGTCATGGTATTCcccttactaaaaaaaaaacaaaacaaaaaaaacaaaaaacacaaaaaacaaaaaacacaaacaaaaaaacaaaaaaagtgtgtattaggaggagagagaggaaaaaaaagaaagaaggaaaaaaaagaattaaaaaaaaaagaaaaacagaagatgaccttgatggaaaaaaaatattttttaaaaaaaaaagatatactgTGGAAGGGGGGAGAATCCCATAACTAACTGCTGAGGAGGGACCTGCTTCTGAGGGTCTGGTCAGGGGAAGGGCCCCCAGGGAATGGGACAGGGGGCTGCTCATTCACTCTGGGGGTTCGACATGGACAAGTCTCGACTACGAAAgctgttcccttcctcctcccccctgcCTCCcctcctcacttcacccactggGGCTGCTCAGGGGTGGGGGCAGGATGGTGGGGAAGGTTTTACCCAAGGGTATGTAAGGACACAAAACTGTTCTGCTTGTtaccctccctccatctcttccctgttctccttcctgcctgcctcttATCCtgccaatcccccccccccctcctacCTTCCCTTTTCCTAGCTCCCTGTCCTTCATCCCTGGGACTACTCCTGACCCTCCAGAAATTCCCTGGTGATCTATTTTGTTTCCGtttgtgtttctgtttctgttttgagTGTCTTTCTTTGCAGGTTTCTGTAGCCGGAAGATCTCCGTTCCGCTCCCAGCGGCTCCAGTGTAAACTCCCCTTCCCCTTGGGGAAATGCACCACCTTGTTTGGGGAGGATGGGGGGGtgggtgttttttctttttctttttcttttttttcttttttcttttaatttggttttggagggggtgggaggaagtgggaacagggaatggaggggagggtttggggattttgtttatttttttaggtaTTTCCAGGGGTGGgaggaattttttgttttttttttaatatgtgtcatgaataaaataaaaatgttttttgaaaataGTGTACAGTCTTCTTTTCAATGCAAGAAATATTTGTTTCCCTTAGATCTCTCCTAGAAGGCCAACCCGCCTTGGTCGGAAGTGGTGGTGTTATGGAGGTAGATCTGCCccttaaaatttaaaagtaggcattAAATTACAAGTAGTTGGGATAATTAAGTCTGTAATTGAGGCAAACTAGTTTTCTGAGctatatgttgttttcctgggCATTTGATAGGTGGAAAGTAAGCTAAGACTGGGAAAACCCAAGTGGCTAGGTAGATGACAAATGCTTATGTACTGtaccttagaaaaccacatattaacattttattgTGGTTACTttgttattctctccatttttttcttttaagaatatcCTCATATTTATTTGGTGGTTAACATTTCCACACATGCCCATGTTTCAgattatttcctcatttgaaaggaCAAAAATTGTTTAAATCTACAATGAGCTGCTAAGCATCTGTAatgaaaggaaagcaataaatgatTTAATAGTAAAGCTTGCTTTTCTTCTAGGTTCCTAGTGCTGTATTccagggttttgttttgtattttcaaaGGAATGCGTAAGACATGCTTTTGAAAGTACTCTGCCACTCTAAGAGGATACAACATGCCTATTAATAATTGtatctaattacattttaaattggGTTTGGGTAAGTGTTGCTGGCTTCTGAAGTTTTTGACACCACTGTTGTACACATTTGGTTTTAGGTGCTGTCTCCACAGCTTCACTTAAGCCTTAGGCTAATAGGCTACTTCTCCTACCTATAAGACTctgaatttaaattatttttaatttattcagttTTAATGGTTGTGAAAGTAAACTTAATTCTAAAGATTTATGGATAATAATTAGAATCGTAGCATTCTTACCAAATATTTTGGATTATCACAAGGTCTTGAATTAATGTTTACctatagctttaaaaaattccttttagaattgatactaagtatcaatctCAAGGCAGAAAGTGtttagggctaggcagttggggttaagtgacctgcccagggtcaaatgaagtatttgagaccatatttgatTCTGGGACCTCCCATCCCTCAGCCTGGCTCTGCCCATGGAACTCATCCAGTTGCCTCTAGCTAGAGTTTCTTAAAACTCAACTCAATTCTAAAACTTGCCTTTTGCATTTaagtctccttttttcctttattgtccAGAAATTCAAATCAGAGTACCCTCATTGCTCATCTCTAGTGTGtcccatttaaagatgaggaactgaggcaaaagggttttAGTGACTTGCTAGTAAATgttgagtttagatttgaactagACCAAAtgtaccacctagctcccccaAGCCCATCCATAACTATTTAAATCTAAACCAGATGTGAAGTTTATGTTCTGTAAACATTTTATGATGCTTTTCCTTATCTCATGTGCCACTTTTGCTACCCAAGATTTGCTACCCCAATTCAACTTTCCCATAATGATCTCTGAACTTACATAGCATGTATTAGGTACTAGACATTTTATCCACTAATAAtagtttcactttttttttctcctctaaattATTTGAGAACAGATTTGTATTCCCCAGACCAGACCTTTGGATTCATAGAGGATTGATGTTTGAATAAATTTAGCCAAGGAATTTGTGGCATTTGGGATTAGTTGAGGGTGAAGTGGATTAAAGCAATATTACCTATCCACCAGAGGGTGGAGTATGGCTTGCTAGCTAAATAGCTGAATTTTCCTCTGTAGGTTAAAGTTGGTCTAAGAATTTTCCTTCATGGTTGGTTGTCCCATGGTTGTTTTTGAATTTAGAGAATCTCATCTCTTAGGGATCCTGTGGATCAGAGCTGTGTTGTGCCTCTGTTGGCTGCTGTTAGAAGTTGTACCACCCTCCCCCCATTCCTTTCTTAGTCCAATCTTCACTGAGGTAGAAGTTACTATTTTctttgacctaggaccaccctcCTCTCAtgccattcattttatttttttccattggcGGACTCCCCAATGAGCTAAtcatatatttgatttttaaattggaGTTTAACATTTCAAATAGTATAAATTAGCTATTCCTAACTCATATATACAGTTAAGGTGTTTCCACAGCAAAATATTTTAGGGGGTTGGTGATGACAAAAGTAACCTGTTACACAATGAATCTCAGTTCTTATCTTAAGATTCAGATTCCTATCCTTTCGAATTTCTACTTTTTTGCCTTGAGCCATACACAGTGTACCCATTCTGGTTGGTGAATATTTAAGCCTTAGACAGTAAGGGGCATAAAAGGTAAAAGGGAAAATAGTATCTTTCATAAGTAAGATTACCAATAAGTTCCCTGGGAAATAAAGGGGACATCGGACAACCTGCCTAATGTTTTTTGAAGGCAAGAGATATTTGGAGTATGTCAGCTTGGTTGTATGAATAGCACATTGGTGGCAAGACCTAAAGGTTCCTTACAGATAATAGCAGGGAAAGTTATGTACCCCACAGGGCAACCTACCCAGTTCATTTACTAGACTTGTCCAGCCTTACCTGATCCGGTATTTGGGAAAAGCCCtagatcagcagttctcaacctctcaatttgtagcaatgagaatacataatgcatatcaggtatttacattccgaatcttAACTAGCAAAAttgcagttgtttttttaaatttttaattaaaaaaaaaaaaacccttaccttctgtcttggagtcaatactgtgtattggtaagtggtgagtggtaagggctaagcaatgggggttaagtgacttgcccaaggtcacacagctaggaagtggctgaggccagatttgaacctaggacctcccgcctctaggactggctcttaatccactgaacaaaattacagttttgaagtagccaccaaaataattttttggtttggggtcactgcaacatatGAGGATCTGTATttcggggtcacggcattagaaagggtGAGAACCACTGACCTAGATATTTTCTTTGTATACCAAGTCTGTGTAGAATAGTCACTGGCAACTCATCATGTACACACATGTACTTTCAAATTCTGAACTATTTGAGGCTGGTGCTGTacctttttgttaaaaattaaaaagaaaagggggaggagaggaagtgaaggGAATGGGCATTAAGTTATCTATGTGCCAGGTCCAGTGCTGATCACTTTTAAAATCATCTTCATTTGAACCTTTCCACAAACTTggtgaggtagatgttattatgattcccattttagagtTAAGGAAGCTGTGGTAAACAAATGATTTGGTCGAGGTCACATTGAGGCCAGATTGGTACTTATAAGTTCATGAGGACCTCTATCCACTTGGCCACCTAGCTCTATCTTAAGAATCTGATCAATTAATTAGGTCACTTGCCTCTGATATCTTTGAGCATTTATGGCAGTGTTGTAAAAGTGGACTCCATTGAAGTCCTACTATGATGCCACGATTCTGGGCTTTCCAAGGCTGAGCAGGGGCAGGGTTGAGAATTGGCCGAGGAGCTCAGAAGTTTGGCTGTCCTTACTGAACTGGGAAGACATCTAGTGTGACTCCCGTGATGAAATGTACATCTATTCTCTGAACACTGGTCTAAATCTAGAAGGGTCTAAAAGGCCCAGGTTGGCTGCAGGGTGAACATTTTTTCGGCCACAATAATTGCCTGTGACCATCTATTAAGTTACATAGGGGTTGCATACTACTACAAGGAAAGAACCATGCCATGTTGTAGCTCCTCAAGGTTTTAGAGCATTCAAATGGACACCCATGCTGTTCAACAGAAGGTGAAGGATGTGTCTCAAGATATCCCTAACTTTCATCACTGGATCAATCATCATCCTTGAATTTATCTCAGTCCTTATTGAATTTAGGATTTTGAGTCAGTACAACTCCACTTAAGTGAATACAAACTGCAAATATCTATTATGTGCAAACTAAGGTgacaatttcttttatttgggTGTGATAACTCCTTCAAGGTTCCCAGGGAGACCTGCTGAATTCTAGTCTTTTAGGATTTGGTGATTCAGGCTTTTACTTGGCCTTGCTGCTTTTAACTTTTTCCTGGGTCTGCAATTTGAATGTATATCTTAATCTACCCAGCTATACTGTAAATTGTAAAATGCCTGACTATGCTCACTACTTTACTGGCACAATAAATACTTGTCAAACATCCTCACTGTTTAAGCAGCCTTGTGATTTCACAACTTTGATGGCTATTGCTTAGGTCTTAGCTTACATGCTTCTTCTCCGCCTATCGTGAGACTTTGCTTCATCTCCCTAGGAGTCTAGCCTTTCTCTAGGCTCTGTAATTACTTTTTATGTCTTTTCTATTTGTCTATGTGCCTATTGTTTTCCTCCCTAGAAATAAGCATTTCCAGgacaaagaattttaatttttgcctttgtgccccttaaactttttttttttaaattctgcagGCAGGAACTGCTCTAACATCATTTTAGTCTCTTTCATCTGGACTTTTGTCAGTTCTGTTAAGAAATAATGTACATTGACAAGGAAATTAGtacattatttttgtcattttaaaatgaCTGTATTACTCAATAGTATATACTATGCCAAATTCTTagcaaataaaaacaagattttttcaaagtactcaAAGACCTTTCCCATATATGATTTTAATACTCAGTTCACACAAAATCTCCAGAGGTAGATAGATGTAGGTGGGGcattatttccatattacccaTAACCCAAGCTGATAGGGGGAATTCTGACTCCTACTTATCTTTTCTTTGATACTTCCAGTGACTGTGCATCCCAGAATTTCTTGGTCCAAATTTTAAGAGCACTGCCCTTTTAATGAAGAATTACAAAGGGGTTTGTTTCCCTATTCCATAGGAAACAACCTTAGGTTTATATGggattttttcctcttaaagatCTCAAAAGTGCTTTCTCATATATGATTTTATTAGTCCACATAGCCCTGCAGTTATTCTTTCCTTAAAAGAGCTCTTACTATCTCTTGCCTAAAACAACTGACCACTGAAAATACTATGCTTATTCGATTCTTGTCTTCATGCTCTGCCCACACACTGGAAGTATCTTTCTTGGTCTTTACCTAAACAAATCCTACTTTTCAAGCCCCAAATGGAGATCCTTATCCCTTCTCCCACCTTCTCCAAACACCCCCAGTGAGGTCTTCTGGTCACTTCAGCCTTCAGTGACTATAGACAAGTTATTTCTCTGGACCTTGGTTCCCCTATtcgtaaaatgaggagattggactaacCTCTAAAGATCCATTCAGCTCTTAACATCCCAATGAACACTAATCAAAGGATGATAggtttagagttgaaagagaccttaaaTTTATCTCATTCAATCTGTTTTACAGTTAAGGACACTGAAACTCAGAGAGAATGGACTGGTATA encodes:
- the PABPN1 gene encoding polyadenylate-binding protein 2 isoform X1, with the protein product MAAAAAAAAAAGAAGGRGSGPGRRRHLVPGAGGEPGEGAPGGAGDYGNGLEAEELEPEELLLEPEPEPEPEEEPPRPRAPPGASGPGPGAGAPGSQEEEEEPGLVEGDPGDGAIEDPELEAIKARVREMEEEAEKLKELQNEVEKQMNMSPPPGNAGPVIMSIEEKMEADARSIYVGNVDYGATAEELEAHFHGCGSVNRVTILCDKFSGHPKGFAYIEFSDKDSVRTSMALDDSLFRGRQIKVIPKRTNRPGISTTDRGFPRARYRARATNYSSSRSRFYSGFNSRPRGRVYRGRARATSWYSPY
- the PABPN1 gene encoding polyadenylate-binding protein 2 isoform X2 — translated: MEEEAEKLKELQNEVEKQMNMSPPPGNAGPVIMSIEEKMEADARSIYVGNVDYGATAEELEAHFHGCGSVNRVTILCDKFSGHPKGFAYIEFSDKDSVRTSMALDDSLFRGRQIKVIPKRTNRPGISTTDRGFPRARYRARATNYSSSRSRFYSGFNSRPRGRVYRGRARATSWYSPY